DNA from Homo sapiens chromosome 1, GRCh38.p14 Primary Assembly:
CTCTCGTAACACTGATCACAATTTGAAACTTCTTCATTTACgcatttacttacttttttttgcCTGTCTCCCCACTAAGCAGACTTCAAACTGCACACAGCCAGAGAGCTGCTGGTCTCATTCTCTGCCGAATCCCCAGTGTGTGGCAGGGAGACTTGCATATTTtaagtgctgaataaatatttgtagatagGATGAGAGTATACTACATTCTGGAGATTCGAGGATGAATGAGGAacaggccctgccctcaggggACAATGAGTAGGGGGGTTTGGGGGTATGTGGACACTTAAACAGGCCATGTCACAGTGCAAGACTAGCCATGCTCCAATAAATGTATGGTAAGGGCTCAACAATGTCAGCTCTGGCCGTAAGAAACCACAGGAGGCCAGCTGCTCCCCAGAGTTGTCCTTGGTCTAGGATGGGGAGTTACAGAAGGCTTCCACCCAGGGCTGGCTTCATGGACATGGGACCAGTGAATCACACAGGGACCTACACTCAAAAGGGCCTTGTCCTTGGGATTTAATGTTCTGCAGCAGCTGTCTtgaatttttgttgctgttgttgtttttagcaCACCAGAGTTGTAAAGTAtgtcttgaaattcttcataattttatctttgaatctGCATTTTGTAAGTGAAACCCTACGGGACAATGGAGCATGCCCTGAGGACTTGGAGCCTCTGCTTGCACAGGCTCCTGCCTTCCAcagcctccctgcccctccaggACATGTTCTCTAAGGCCCACTCTCCCATCCCCAGGTGCTCCTTCCTGCTTCCACCCAGTGACTGCTGCCATCTCCTGACCCCAGAGTGGGCCTGGATACAGACATGAGGAAGGTGGGGGTCAGGTGTCACGTCCCCCAGTGTTGCATGGCAGCTGTCCCCATCCCGGGCTCGCAGTGCCATAGTGCAATTCGCCAAGTGACTGAGGGTGGGGGAAGCCTCTTGCCCACCCTTTCCCCCATCAAGGTACCTAGTATGTTCCTTACAGAGGTTGCAATACCCTGTGGGTTGGGGTGGTGGGCAGGTGGGAAGGGGCCATGTCTGGCTCAACTTCTGTGATGCTGGGCGGGGCATGGCATGTTGGTCTGGTGGCTGGAGGGAAAGGGAAATGCACACACACTCGGTCTCTGGGGTGCTGGGTAGCTGTGAGGATCTGCTCTCACTCTATGAATACCCCAGGGGAGTATGACATCAAATAGCAACTAAAAGACACGATGCCAGGTCAAGAGAGGGACTACAGAAGATTAGAAATGTCTTTgtatttcaggctgggcacggtggctcaggcctgtaatcgcagcactttgggaggccgaggccggcggatcacttgaggtcaggagtctgagaccagcctggccaacatagtgaaaccccgtctctactaaaaatacaaaaattagccaggtgtggtggtgtgcacctggagtcccagctactcaggaggctgaggcaggagaatcgcttgaaccccggaggcggagtttgcagtgagctgagatcacaccactgcactccagcctgggtgagactccatctcaaaaaaataaaaaagaaacgtctttatattttaataaatttaatggcACTTTCCCCCACTTTTTGAACAAGGAACCCTGCATTTTCATTTGGCGGCAGGCCCAGCAAATTATGCAGCTGGTCCTGCTCCTAGCATTCACTCTCTTTGTGGAGCTGCCTTCGGTGCCTCCCTACTTCATAGCTCAGGGAGGAGATACAAGCTCATAGCAACAGCTTATATTTATGAAGCACCTACTATGGGCCAGTAACCAGTTTAAGCCCTTAtctctattaatttatttaatcctcctaacagTGCTACAAAGGATTATTATGCCCCCCttgtggatgaggaaactgaagtgctATGAATAGAAAGAGCACTGAATTGAGAGTTCAGAAACCAGAATGTTCATTTTAACTCCTCACtgacctgctgtgtgacctggagcaaATGTGTAaaactcagtttctttgtctataaaatggggggaaaaaatgACCAACCTTGCAGTATTACTAATCCCATCGCATGACAGAATGGATGCATACCTGCCTTATAAACTGCATGAAAGGGACTCCTCTTATATTTAAACTGCTATGCGGCAACTGCAGGTGGTCCACTGAGACCACCTAAAAAAACCTCTCATTTTAGAGAGGAGTAAACCAGCTCCAGCCCCTGCTAAGTCATGCTCTCTAGGTGTCGGACCCCAGTGCCTAGGACCCATCctggggtggggggtagggggaaataaaaataacagaattgaACATAGGAGTGAAAATGGTGCTTGTAAAAGAAAGCTGTGTGTAGGGTCTCAGTTTGTGATGGTTGTTGCTGTTTCAGGTAATAGGCCACTGGTGCTGAATTTTGGAAGTTGTACCTGACCTTCATTTATGTTCAAATTTGACCAGTTCAAGAGGCTTATTGAAGACTTTAGTTCCATAGCAGATTTTCTTGTCATTTACATTGAAGAAGCACATGCATCAGGTACAGAAAGATTCTCTGCCTCTTCTACCTCTTCCcactgtcttttctctctcccttttccccagGCCCCATCTCAAGGTTGggaggtggaaggaggaagaggaggggagagggaaagagcCACTATTCACTGAGCACCCACCACTCCCAGGCCCTGCACTGGGCTAACCTCACAGTCTGTGCTTTCAACCAGGGTACAGAGAGCAGAACACCTGGAGTGACAGGGTCTGGCTAGGAGAGGATTCTAACATTTTGATCGGATAAATAGGGAAGTCAAGGGAGAAGAACTGATTTGAACACATTTACAAAGAATTCAGACCCAAAATGTCACAGGTGAAATGACGGCcttatggctatttttttttttttttttttttgagatagggtcttgttctgtcgcctgagctggggctggaatgcaatagcactcacatggctcactgcagcctcaacctcctgggctaaatcgatcctcctgtctcagccttccaagtagctgtactgcaggcatacgccaccatgcccagctagttttttgtattttttgtagaaacagagtttcaccatgttactcgggctggtctcaaactcctaggttcaaacaatctgcccacctcggcctcccaaagtgctggaattacagtcgtgagccactgcacccagcctatatttgtatttttgaaagaaCACTGTGGTGAAGAATTAGGAGAAAAAATAGTACTTAAACTCAGTATGAATTAGAATCATCTGGAAGGCTGTTAAAACGCAGATGTCTGGGTCCCATTTCTAGTCCATCCACGCTGACGCCTAGGGTTTGCACTACTTAACAAACTTCCAGGTGACGCTGATGCTGTTAGTCTGGGGACACACACTTAGAGAACTACTGATCTAAACCCTTGCCTCTCCAAGTATGGTCTAGGCGCCAGCAGTCTTGGCATCCTGGGAGTTAGATGGACTCTCAGTTCCACCTTCGACAGACCGAATCAGAATCTTCCTATAACAAGGTCCCCAAATGATTCATGCACATTCAAGATCAAGGAGTGCTGGTTTATTGGACTATTTCACGTTGAAGAGCAGGGGTCTGGCAGACAGAAGCCCTGGGCTTCAGTTCTGGATCAATCACTAATTCCTGACGTGACCTTGCACATTCAACCATAATGGGAAACCAGGCCAAATCATTGCCAAGGGCTCCTCTGAGAACCTCAGTTAAAAGTGAGGGGCTATTTAGTCTGCAGGAAGTGTGTGCTGTGTCAATGGGACTCGGTGCCTGGCCTTTCTCTTGTAGATGGCTGGGCTTTTAAGAACAACATGGACATCAGAAATCACCAGAACCTTCAGGATCGCCTGCAGGCAGCCCATCTACTGCTGGCCAGGAGCCCCCAGTGCCCTGTGGTGGTGGACACCATGCAGAACCAGAGCAGCCAGCTCTACGCAGCACTGCCTGAGAGGCTCTACATAATCCAGGAGGGCAGGATCCTCTACAAGGTGGTGACCTGGGGACAGGGGGCCCAGGGAGGGCAAAGGGGCCCAGGGAGGGCAAGGGCAAAGAGAAGGCTTTGCATCAAGCAGAACTGGATTCAAATCACCACCCAGCCACTTACCAGCCATGTGACCATGGGCGAGTGCTTTCACTTCTTGGAGTTCCTtcaatttcctcttctgcaaaatgggaatgttGGTCTCCACCTCACGGGGGATGAAATAATGCACACGAATGTCCCTAGCATTTGGACTGGAGCTGCATCCTCCCGGCTTCCTTTTGAACCCAGATGATGGCCCAGTCCTGGTCTGGTTTCAAACTCAGAGACAGAGAATGttgtttttgttctctgttttttgggtttctttctttcttttttttttttgagacagactctcactctgttgcccaggctggagtgcagaggggtgaccttggctcactgcaacctccacctcccgggttcaagcaattctcctgcctcagcctcccaagtagctgggactacaggcgcacaccacgcccagctaatttttgtatttttagtagagacggggtttcaccatgttagccaggctggtcttgaactcctggcctcaagtgatctgcccgccttggcctcccaaagtgttgggataacaggcgtgagccaccgtgcccggtctgtttttgttttatgaacaATGTTCAGAGAGGGGAattgacttgtccaaggtcacgcTGGGCAAGGCTCTGATTTCAATTCTAAAGCCCTTGATCGGGTGGGCCAGAAATGAGAAGGTCTGAAGCTGCTAACATTTGCGGCAGGCCTGAACCAGGGCTGGCGGGGTAGAAGTCTCAAGGGGAATGGAACCCGTGGTTTGGAGCTGGAAATGCTGGACGCAGGGATGTGCGGCAGAAATGCATTTCAGGCTCCCTTTCTTGTGATTGCTTCCTCTCAAAAGTTCCAGCCTGGTCAGGGTGAGGGAGGTAAGCACAGCCTCTGACTCTTTAGACACAGTTGGCTTGGCCTCCCTTAAGAAGGTAGAAACTACATTTTAAAGCTATTGAAGGGATTTCAAGCCTTGGAGAGCAGATGAAACCAAGTATGTGGATGCTCCTCTGTCCACAGATCAAGATCAAGCTGACCCTACCTATTCagataaaacaagcaaaaacttgCAGGCAAATTCCCAAGGTGCAAGGGTCACAGTAGAAGAATGTGGGTCCTTCATCCTTTCCTGTACCTTGGGACATGGTTCAGGCATGATTGAGGCACCCTGGGCACTGAATCCCTACCTTGGGTTAGGCCCTGTGCAAATACTGGAAACacaaaaatgaattgaaaatgaCTCATAcctagccgggtgcagtggcttacgcctgtaatcccagcactttgggaggccgaggcaggctgatcacttgaggttgggagttggagaccagcctgaccaacatagtgaaaccctgtctctactaaaaatacaaaattagccaggcgtggtggcgcatgcctgtaatcccagctacttgagaggctgaagcaggagaatcgcttgtacccgggaggcagaggttgtggtgagcagagatcgcaccattgcactccagcctgagcaacaagagtgaaactctgtctcggaaaaaaaaaaaaaaaaaaaaaaatgaccggccgggcgcagtggctcatgcctgtaatcccagcactttgggaggctgaggcaggcagatcacgaggtcatgaattcgagaccagcctgaccaacatggtgaaaccctgtctctactaaaaatacaaaaattagccaggcatggtggcatgtgcctataatcccagctacttgggaggctggggcaggagaattgcttgaacccgggaggcggaggttgcagtgagccgagatcgcaccactgcactccagtcttggcaacagagcgagactccgtctcaaaaaaaaaaagaaaaaaagaaaatggcccaCACCCTTACTTCAAGGTACTCACAGGCTGAGGGATAAGGAAGACCCAAGTAAGACTATTACAGTGTCCCAACTGCTGGGGGACTCCAGAGCAGGGGTCAGCACGCCTTTTCTGTATAGGGcctgatagtaaatattttcaactttgtgCCAAGTAATCCCTGTCGCAACAATTCAATTCTGCTGTTATAGCACAACAGCAGCTGCAGACGACATGCAAATGAAAGCATGTGAGGCATCAGGACTAACCTGGCTCTCAGACTGTAAGTTTTTCAACCTCTGGGGAAGGGTAGGCTTCTCAGAGGGGGCAGCAATTGCTTGGGCCTTAAAGGATAAGGAGTTGGCCTAGTGAGCACAGTGAGTGAAAATCACTGCGGTATAGGGAAGAGGGTGGGTGGAGGCACTGAGGCATAGTAGGGCAGAGTGTGAATAAACGATTGGAGACATTGGGGTTACACAGGGGTCTCATTCTAGACCAAGGGGTTTGGTCTTCATCTTAGGGCAAAGGAGAGCCACTGACGGGTTTGGAGCAGGAAAGAGACATGATCGGACCTGTACTTAGAACGTTCACTGGCTCACGGCTGTaactctagcactttgggaggctgagccgggcagatcacctgaggtcaggagttcaagaccagcttggccaacatggtgaaaccctgtctctactaaaagtacaaaaaaattagccaggcgtggtggcgtgtgcctgtaatcccagctacttgtgaggctgaggcacgagaattgtttgaacctgggaggcggaggttgcagtgagcaaagattgtgccagtgcactccagcctgggcgacagagtgagactctctcaaaaaaaaaaaagaaaagaaaaagaaagttcacTGGTtccatggccgggcgtggtggctcatacctgtaatcccggcactttgggaggccaaggcgggcaggtcacttgaggccaggagttcgagaccagcctagcccacgtggcgaaaccctgtctctactaaaaatacaaaaattagccaggcgtggtggagtgCACCCGTattccctgctactcaggaggctgaggcaggagaattgcttgaacctgggaggcagaggttgcagtgaatcaagattgcgccattgcactccagcctgggcaacagagcgagactctgtctcaaaaaaaaaagaaaaaagttcactGGTTCCTGGTTGAAAAATGGACAGGAGGGAGCAGGGACTAAGGACTGGGGATAGCTGGGAGGGGTGGCAGCTGCCCAGGCTGTAGGATGAAAAGGGCTGACCTAGGGCAGTAGAACTGGAGAGGCAGAGATGGTTCTGAGGTAGGATGGGTAGAACTTGATGTGAAGGCTGGAGAAGATTAGGCCAGTCTGAAGGTCTGATTATGGAAGAAAAGCTTATTTGTACAGAACCCTTCTCTTTTTGAAAGACTATGTCACTTTATGTCCTCTAGTTTTTCTACTTCTCTGTCCAACCTTCCTGTTAACTGCTGATGCCACTGTACACACTTTCTCAACCACCTCACGGTTGCATCTGCCATTGAATTAGCCATGCTGATGGCTCCTACACAGACATCATTTGACCACCTCTTGCAACTAACCTCCAGACCTACATGTTCCTTACAACTTGGAAATCCTTACAAGTTGGGAATGCCTGATTCGTTTCTCTTGCAGGGTAAATCTGGCCCTTGGAACTACAACCCAGAGGAAGTTCGTGCTGTTCTGGAAAAGCTCCACAGTTAATCTGGACAGATACCTCAATTCTAGGTGACCAACGGGAGGGCTTCTCAAGGCTTAGCTCTCCCTGAGACCCAGCTGGCTTTTACCCTTGACCTGTGTCCCTAGCTGAATCACTAGCTCAGATTTTTCTGATCTAAGCAAACAACTCCCAGCTGAGGAATGCAGGCCACAGCACCCAATCAAGACAAATTGTTATTATCAGAAAATGAAGCAACACTTGAGCTGTTCAGGCCAGTTCCCTGTTGAAGAAACAGTTCCCTGTTGAAGAAAGTAGAGCCTGACACTGCTCCCACTTTGGAGACCACATTCCCTGCACACGGTCTTTGAGAGAGCAGTTGCACTCTACAGGCACACTTCTGAGGTACGGTATCTCTCTCCAGCCACTCTGATACCAAGTAATTCAAGCTGGCATTCCTTCTATTAGGGAAATTCATTTTACCCAATTTGCATTTATGGAATTGATCATTTAAGACACTAAATTAGTTTTTAGAACCAATTATGGGAAGAATTCCAGTTGTTAGGAAGAGATGAGGAGTTGGAAGAGGAGGGATTAGAAACAGGAGGAGGCAGTCATCCTCTCCTTGCCAAAAGATTTAAAC
Protein-coding regions in this window:
- the DIO1 gene encoding type I iodothyronine deiodinase isoform b (UGA stop codon recoded as selenocysteine; isoform b is encoded by transcript variant 2), which codes for MGLPQPGLWLKRLWVLLEVAVHVVVGKVLLILFPDRVKRNILAMGEKTGNRPLVLNFGSCTUPSFMFKFDQFKRLIEDFSSIADFLVIYIEEAHASDGWAFKNNMDIRNHQNLQDRLQAAHLLLARSPQCPVVVDTMQNQSSQLYAALPERLYIIQEGRILYKGKSGPWNYNPEEVRAVLEKLHS
- the DIO1 gene encoding type I iodothyronine deiodinase isoform a (UGA stop codon recoded as selenocysteine; isoform a is encoded by transcript variant 1) — protein: MGLPQPGLWLKRLWVLLEVAVHVVVGKVLLILFPDRVKRNILAMGEKTGMTRNPHFSHDNWIPTFFSTQYFWFVLKVRWQRLEDTTELGGLAPNCPVVRLSGQRCNIWEFMQGNRPLVLNFGSCTUPSFMFKFDQFKRLIEDFSSIADFLVIYIEEAHASDGWAFKNNMDIRNHQNLQDRLQAAHLLLARSPQCPVVVDTMQNQSSQLYAALPERLYIIQEGRILYKGKSGPWNYNPEEVRAVLEKLHS